A window of Hemibagrus wyckioides isolate EC202008001 linkage group LG03, SWU_Hwy_1.0, whole genome shotgun sequence contains these coding sequences:
- the myoz1a gene encoding myozenin-1a, translating into MPLAGTPAPPNKRKKTTKIITDLSHITQNEYESEPEASEFDLGPKISIPKDVMLEELSLLKNKGSKMFKMRQLRVEKFIYENNPDVFNADSMDNFQKFVPGIGGQMVDVGGHLVGARLVGGQIVGGQIIGGGHAPVPPPKPGSRGIGAGSGVGVGGTAGGVGAGAGGSAGSSADVSQSAESTKAALAKEKKRKEYVKTYVSPWEKAMKGNAELISTMKPYMPGPCDQKDLTKYKCFNRSAMPYGGFEKASQLMTFQLPDIEATVEEPEPAVVYHHDIHSRPSFNRTPIGWVGSGDTSNIHLQVDTMPFDGETDEL; encoded by the exons ATGCCTCTCGCTGGAACACCTGCCCCTCCcaacaagaggaaaaaaactaCTAAAATCATCACTGACCTGTCACATATCACTCAGAATG AGTATGAGTCAGAGCCTGAGGCCTCTGAGTTTGACTTGGGGCCGAAGATCAGTATACCAAAAGATGTAATGCTGGAAGAACTGTCCCTGCTCAAAAACAAAGGCTCCAAGATGTTTAAAATGAGGCAGCTGCGTGTGGAGAAGTTCATCTATGAGAACAACCCTGACGTCTTCAACGCTGACTCTATG GATAACTTCCAGAAGTTTGTCCCTGGCATTGGCGGCCAAATGGTGGATGTTGGTGGACATCTGGTGGGTGCACGTCTTGTTGGTGGACAGATAGTTGGTGGACAGATAATTGGAGGTGGACATGCACCTGTGCCTCCTCCCAAACCAGGAAGCCGGGGTATAGGGGCAGGAAGTGGAGTTGGTGTAGGAGGAACAGCTGGCGGAGTGGGTGCAGGGGCAGGCGGGAGTGCTGGCTCATCAGCTGATGTCTCACAGA GTGCAGAAAGCACTAAGGCTGCTTTAgctaaagagaagaaaagaaaggaatatGTGAAGACATATGTATCACCCTGGGAAAAGGCCATGAAGGGCAATGCAGAGCTTATATCTACTATGAAACCATACATGCCAGGACCCTGTGATCAGAAAGACCTGACTAAATACAAGTGTTTTAACAG GTCAGCCATGCCTTATGGTGGCTTCGAGAAAGCTTCTCAGCTGATGACCTTCCAGCTGCCAGATATCGAGGCAACAGTAGAGGAGCCGGAGCCCGCCGTGGTGTACCATCATGACATACACTCAAGACCCTCTTTTAACCGCACTCCCATCGGCTGGGTGGGCAGCGGAGACACAAGCAACATCCACCTCCAGGTTGATACCATGCCATTCGATGGGGAGACCGACGAGCTGTGA